The Seriola aureovittata isolate HTS-2021-v1 ecotype China chromosome 12, ASM2101889v1, whole genome shotgun sequence genome window below encodes:
- the slc6a9 gene encoding sodium- and chloride-dependent glycine transporter 1 isoform X1, translated as MSESNTIAASTADQNGAVPGEPVKKDENSRRGNWGNQIEFVLTSVGYAVGLGNVWRFPYLCYRNGGGAFMLPYFIMLVFCGIPLFFLELSFGQFASLGCLGVWKISPMFKGVGYGMMVVSTYIGIYYNVVICIAFYYFFMSMTKLLPWTYCNNPWNTPDCSGVVSSSRQLNASLANATTSLVAGVSEVVNRTKRTSPSEEYWKHYVLNISDDIGNFGEVRLPILGCLAVSWCVVFLCLIRGVKSSGKVVYFTATFPYLVLTILFIRGITLDGAINGIKYYLTPQWQKVLDAKVWGDAASQIFYSLGCAWGGLITMASYNKFHNNCFRDSIIISITNCATSVYAGFVIFSILGFMAHHLNVPVSEVADHGPGLAFVAYPEALTLLPISPLWSLLFFFMLILLGLGTQFCLLETLVTAIVDEIGTDWIIRNKTVVTLSVAVVGFLLGVPLTTQAGIYWLLLMDNYAASFSLVIISCIMCICVMYVYGHRNYFKDVEMMLGFPPPLFFKVCWRFISPVIISFILIFTVIQYKPITYNDYVYPGWSLAIGFAMALSSVVCIPVYALYKISRSPGATFRERLKFACKAHPKWGPALQEHRTGRYAPMASEDTVEARPLKEKEELKEELKEEEKEKERKDEISLTIQGSNGSTNTHNNPNPSA; from the exons AACGGAGCAGTTCCAGGAGAGCCAGTGAAGAAGGATGAAAACTCCCGGAGAGGGAACTGGGGCAACCAGATAGAGTTTGTCCTCACCAGCGTGGGCTATGCTGTGGGCCTGGGCAATGTCTGGAGGTTTCCCTACCTCTGCTACAGAAATGGAGGAG gTGCCTTCATGCTACCGTACTTCATCATGCTGGTGTTCTGTGGCAttcccctcttcttcctcgAGCTGTCCTTTGGTCAGTTTGCCAGCCTTGGATGTCTGGGAGTCTGGAAGATCAGTCCTATGTTTAAAG GCGTGGGCTACGGCATGATGGTGGTGTCCACCTACATTGGGATCTACTATAACGTGGTCATTTGCATCGCCTTTTACTACTTTTTCATGTCCATGACAAAGCTGCTGCCGTGGACCTACTGCAACAACCCCTGGAACACGCCGGACTGCAGCGGCGTGGTGAGCTCCAGCCGCCAGCTCAACGCCAGCCTGGCTAACGCTACCACCAGCCTGGTGGCAGGAGTGTCTGAGGTGGTCAACCGCACCAAGAGGACCAGCCCCAGCGAGGAGTACTGGAA acacTATGTGTTGAACATCTCTGATGACATTGGGAACTTTGGAGAGGTCCGTCTCCCAATCCTGGGCTGCCTGGCTGTGTCCTGGTGTGtcgtctttctctgtctcatcagGGGTGTTAAGTCCTCTGGAAAG gtggTGTACTTCACCGCCACATTCCCCTACTTGGTTCTGACCATCCTGTTCATCCGTGGCATCACCCTGGATGGAGCCATCAACGGCATCAAGTACTACCTGACTCCACAGTGGCAGAAGGTCCTCGATGCAAAG GTGTGGGGAGATGCTGCCTCGCAGATCTTTTACTCTCTGGGCTGTGCCTGGGGTGGGCTCATCACCATGGCTTCCTACAACAAGTTCCACAACAACTGTTTCAG agacagcatCATTATCAGTATAACCAACTGTGCAACTAGCGTGTACGCCGGCTTCGTCATTTTCTCCATCCTGGGCTTCATGGCGCACCACCTGAACGTCCCCGTGTCCGAGGTGGCTGACCACGGCCCTGGGCTGGCCTTTGTGGCCTACCCAGAAGCCCTCACTCTGCTTCCCATCTCACCGCTCTGGTcactgctcttcttcttcatgctcATCCTCCTGGGACTGGGGACTCAG TTCTGTCTGCTGGAGACCCTGGTGACGGCCATCGTCGATGAGATCGGTACAGACTGGATCATCAGAAACAAGACTGTAGTCACGCTGTCAGTGGCCGTAGTTGGATTCCTGCTGGGAGTGCCACTAACAACACAG GCAGGAATCTATTGGCTGTTACTGATGGACAACTATGCTGCTAGTTTCTCTCTGGTCATCATCTCCTGCATCATGTGCATCTGCGTCATGTATGTTTACG GTCACAGGAACTACTTTAAAGATGTTGAGATGATGCTGGgattccctcctcctctcttcttcaaaGTCTGCTGGAGATTCATCTCCCCTGTCATCATCTCT TTCATCCTGATCTTCACGGTGATTCAGTACAAGCCCATCACCTACAATGACTACGTGTATCCTGGCTGGTCTCTGGCTATCGGCTTCGCCATGGCTCTGTCCTCAGTGGTCTGCATACCCGTCTATGCCCTCTACAAGATCTCCAGGTCCCCAGGAGCCACCTTCAGAGAG CGGTTGAAGTTTGCCTGCAAAGCACATCCAAAGTGGGGCCCTGCCCTGCAGGAGCACCGGACAGGCCGCTACGCCCCCATGGCCTCCGAAGACACTGTGGAGGCTCGTCCCCtcaaggagaaggaggagctgaaggaggagctgaaggaggaggagaaggagaaggagaggaaggatgaGATCAGCCTCACCATCCAGGGAAGCAACGgctccaccaacacacacaacaacccCAACCCCAGCGCATAG
- the slc6a9 gene encoding sodium- and chloride-dependent glycine transporter 1 isoform X2, translating to MEEKQFAGILNGAVPGEPVKKDENSRRGNWGNQIEFVLTSVGYAVGLGNVWRFPYLCYRNGGGAFMLPYFIMLVFCGIPLFFLELSFGQFASLGCLGVWKISPMFKGVGYGMMVVSTYIGIYYNVVICIAFYYFFMSMTKLLPWTYCNNPWNTPDCSGVVSSSRQLNASLANATTSLVAGVSEVVNRTKRTSPSEEYWKHYVLNISDDIGNFGEVRLPILGCLAVSWCVVFLCLIRGVKSSGKVVYFTATFPYLVLTILFIRGITLDGAINGIKYYLTPQWQKVLDAKVWGDAASQIFYSLGCAWGGLITMASYNKFHNNCFRDSIIISITNCATSVYAGFVIFSILGFMAHHLNVPVSEVADHGPGLAFVAYPEALTLLPISPLWSLLFFFMLILLGLGTQFCLLETLVTAIVDEIGTDWIIRNKTVVTLSVAVVGFLLGVPLTTQAGIYWLLLMDNYAASFSLVIISCIMCICVMYVYGHRNYFKDVEMMLGFPPPLFFKVCWRFISPVIISFILIFTVIQYKPITYNDYVYPGWSLAIGFAMALSSVVCIPVYALYKISRSPGATFRERLKFACKAHPKWGPALQEHRTGRYAPMASEDTVEARPLKEKEELKEELKEEEKEKERKDEISLTIQGSNGSTNTHNNPNPSA from the exons AACGGAGCAGTTCCAGGAGAGCCAGTGAAGAAGGATGAAAACTCCCGGAGAGGGAACTGGGGCAACCAGATAGAGTTTGTCCTCACCAGCGTGGGCTATGCTGTGGGCCTGGGCAATGTCTGGAGGTTTCCCTACCTCTGCTACAGAAATGGAGGAG gTGCCTTCATGCTACCGTACTTCATCATGCTGGTGTTCTGTGGCAttcccctcttcttcctcgAGCTGTCCTTTGGTCAGTTTGCCAGCCTTGGATGTCTGGGAGTCTGGAAGATCAGTCCTATGTTTAAAG GCGTGGGCTACGGCATGATGGTGGTGTCCACCTACATTGGGATCTACTATAACGTGGTCATTTGCATCGCCTTTTACTACTTTTTCATGTCCATGACAAAGCTGCTGCCGTGGACCTACTGCAACAACCCCTGGAACACGCCGGACTGCAGCGGCGTGGTGAGCTCCAGCCGCCAGCTCAACGCCAGCCTGGCTAACGCTACCACCAGCCTGGTGGCAGGAGTGTCTGAGGTGGTCAACCGCACCAAGAGGACCAGCCCCAGCGAGGAGTACTGGAA acacTATGTGTTGAACATCTCTGATGACATTGGGAACTTTGGAGAGGTCCGTCTCCCAATCCTGGGCTGCCTGGCTGTGTCCTGGTGTGtcgtctttctctgtctcatcagGGGTGTTAAGTCCTCTGGAAAG gtggTGTACTTCACCGCCACATTCCCCTACTTGGTTCTGACCATCCTGTTCATCCGTGGCATCACCCTGGATGGAGCCATCAACGGCATCAAGTACTACCTGACTCCACAGTGGCAGAAGGTCCTCGATGCAAAG GTGTGGGGAGATGCTGCCTCGCAGATCTTTTACTCTCTGGGCTGTGCCTGGGGTGGGCTCATCACCATGGCTTCCTACAACAAGTTCCACAACAACTGTTTCAG agacagcatCATTATCAGTATAACCAACTGTGCAACTAGCGTGTACGCCGGCTTCGTCATTTTCTCCATCCTGGGCTTCATGGCGCACCACCTGAACGTCCCCGTGTCCGAGGTGGCTGACCACGGCCCTGGGCTGGCCTTTGTGGCCTACCCAGAAGCCCTCACTCTGCTTCCCATCTCACCGCTCTGGTcactgctcttcttcttcatgctcATCCTCCTGGGACTGGGGACTCAG TTCTGTCTGCTGGAGACCCTGGTGACGGCCATCGTCGATGAGATCGGTACAGACTGGATCATCAGAAACAAGACTGTAGTCACGCTGTCAGTGGCCGTAGTTGGATTCCTGCTGGGAGTGCCACTAACAACACAG GCAGGAATCTATTGGCTGTTACTGATGGACAACTATGCTGCTAGTTTCTCTCTGGTCATCATCTCCTGCATCATGTGCATCTGCGTCATGTATGTTTACG GTCACAGGAACTACTTTAAAGATGTTGAGATGATGCTGGgattccctcctcctctcttcttcaaaGTCTGCTGGAGATTCATCTCCCCTGTCATCATCTCT TTCATCCTGATCTTCACGGTGATTCAGTACAAGCCCATCACCTACAATGACTACGTGTATCCTGGCTGGTCTCTGGCTATCGGCTTCGCCATGGCTCTGTCCTCAGTGGTCTGCATACCCGTCTATGCCCTCTACAAGATCTCCAGGTCCCCAGGAGCCACCTTCAGAGAG CGGTTGAAGTTTGCCTGCAAAGCACATCCAAAGTGGGGCCCTGCCCTGCAGGAGCACCGGACAGGCCGCTACGCCCCCATGGCCTCCGAAGACACTGTGGAGGCTCGTCCCCtcaaggagaaggaggagctgaaggaggagctgaaggaggaggagaaggagaaggagaggaaggatgaGATCAGCCTCACCATCCAGGGAAGCAACGgctccaccaacacacacaacaacccCAACCCCAGCGCATAG